One stretch of Miscanthus floridulus cultivar M001 chromosome 18, ASM1932011v1, whole genome shotgun sequence DNA includes these proteins:
- the LOC136521484 gene encoding probable inactive purple acid phosphatase 28, with protein MASSHLAALASLLLPCLLALLLLRLAAVLDPDPDAAVPRVKAAAPLPLRFRHDGAFKILQVADMHFGNGAATRCRDVGPDGGGALCSDLNTTRFLRRVIEAEKPDLIAFTGDNIFGGSATDAAESLLRAISPAIEYKVPWAAILGNHDQESTMTREELMTFMSLMDYSVSQVNPPGFLVHGFGNYHIGIHGPFGSELVNTSLLNLYFLDSGDRQVVNGVKTYGWIKESQLAWLRATSLELQKKTHAPALAFFHIPIPEVRGLWYSGFKGQYQEGVACSSVNSGVLGTLVSMGDVKAVFLGHDHLNDFCGNLNGIWFCYGGGFGYHAYGRPHWPRRARIIYSELKKGQRSWMEVESIQTWKLLDDEKLSKIDEQVLWRHNTDDSDHSVYL; from the exons ATGGCCTCGTCCCACCTGGCAGCTCTCGCCTCCCTGCTGCTCCCCTGCCTCCTCGCGCTGCTGCTGCTCCGCCTCGCCGCCGTGCTGGACCCGGACCCCGACGCCGCCGTGCCCCGCGTCAAGGCGGCCGCGCCCCTCCCCCTCCGCTTCCGCCATGACGGCGCCTTCAAGATCCTCCAG gtgGCGGACATGCACTTCGGCAACGGCGCCGCCACGCGCTGCCGGGACGTGGgccccgacggcggcggcgctctgTGCTCCGACCTCAACACCACCCGGTTCCTGCGccgggtcatcgaggccgagaaGCCCGACCTCATCGCCTTCACTG GGGACAACATATTTGGTGGCAGTGCAACTGATGCAGCAGAATCACTACTCAGAGCAATCAGCCCTGCTATCGAATACAAGGTGCCATGGGCTGCCATTTTAGGTAATCATGACCAAGAGTCAACAATGACCCGAGAGGAGCTGATGACCTTCATGTCTCTGATGGATTACTCGGTATCTCAAGTAAACCCACCTGGTTTCTTGGTACATGGGTTTGGGAATTATCATATTGGCATCCATGGGCCATTTGGATCCGAGTTGGTCAATACTAGCCTGCTTAACCTTTACTTCCTGGATAGCGGTGATCGTCAAGTGGTGAATGGCGTCAAAACATATGGATGGATCAAAGAATCTCAACTCGCCTGGCTTCGTGCCACTTCACTGGAGCTTCAG AAAAAAACACATGCCCCTGCATTAGCCTTCTTCCACATCCCAATCCCAGAGGTCCGAGGACTCTGGTACTCAGGCTTCAAGGGTCAGTATCAGGAGGGAGTGGCTTGCTCATCTGTAAATTCTGGTGTTCTTGGGACCCTTGTCTCCATGGGAGATGTAAAAGCCGTCTTTCTTGGTCATGACCATCTGAATGATTTTTGTGGCAACCTCAATGGGATTTGGTTCTGTTATGGTGGTGGTTTCGGTTATCATGCCTATGGAAGACCCCATTGGCCCAGGAGAGCTCGGATAATTTACAGCGAACTGAAGAAAGGGCAGAGATCATGGATGGAAGTTGAATCAATCCAGACTTGGAAGCTGCTAGATGATGAAAAGCTTTCCAAAATTGATGAACAGGTTCTCTGGAGACACAATACAGATGATTCTGACCACAGTGTATACTTGTGA
- the LOC136521430 gene encoding disease resistance protein RGA2-like: protein MDFTREVVVPAALSEILGRIFAFLFDSFPRPSPGDRELHRRRLERLLGNIGSMVEEAEGRHITNQQLLSHLQVLTAGMYRGRFALEVTDLDDSSRNTVGDDDDNVDSDDTTTDAAASNAGKRSFALCPSFDRAKRSRVTSLILGAGASGSGGDGGTERLAAVVEELEGLTRDYMREFILLVQGYPRKVHRPVRTTLYMDRCVFGRHVEKERVVDFLLQRAPSGRAPYLSVLALVGAKKVGKTTLVKHACDDERVRGHFARIEWFETPDVVRAGGLPGQYMWESGGPEYLAGVRRILAEPRFAGPSPSLLVFEDAWPMDEAAWAALASSPTPLGDGSKLLLTCRDADLARLGTADPVVLHTLQQEEYWYYFKAFAFGGADPRDHPRVAAVAREISKHLERTFLDARVLGTLLRANFDARFWRRVLAAIVSCERRPMHVGVLLELLPVRGRLQSYGYCRSPPKFTVQDVLSAGASGHDGGSGSGSEEGFTVHLCRETLYMDHWYSITFKNDDRAPTPTPVVTT from the coding sequence ATGGACTTCACCAGGGAAGTCGTCGTCCCGGCGGCGCTGTCCGAGATCCTCGGCCGGATCTTTGCCTTCCTCTTCGACAGCTTCCCCCGGCCCTCTCCCGGCGACAGGGAGCTGCACCGGCGGCGGCTGGAGCGGCTGCTGGGTAACATCGGCAGCATGGTCGAGGAGGCCGAGGGCCGCCACATCACCAACCAGCAGCTGCTTTCCCACCTCCAGGTGCTCACCGCGGGGATGTACCGCGGCCGCTTCGCGCTCGAGGTGACCGACCTCGACGACTCCAGCAGGAACACcgtcggcgacgacgacgacaacgtcGACAGTGACGACACTACAACTGACGCCGCCGCCAGCAACGCGGGCAAGAGGTCGTTCGCGCTCTGCCCGTCGTTCGACAGGGCGAAGCGTTCCCGCGTGACGAGCCTGATCTTGGGCGCCGGggccagcggcagcggcggcgacggggGCACCGAGAGGCTGGCCGCCGTGGTCGAGGAGCTGGAGGGCCTGACGCGCGACTACATGCGCGAGTTCATCCTGCTGGTGCAAGGGTACCCGCGGAAGGTGCACCGGCCGGTGCGCACCACGCTGTACATGGACCGGTGCGTGTTCGGGCGCCACGTGGAGAAGGAGCGCGTGGTGGACTTCCTGCTGCAGCGCGCGCCCAGCGGCCGGGCGCCGTACCTGAGCGTGCTCGCCTTGGTGGGCGCCAAGAAGGTGGGCAAGACGACGCTGGTGAAGCACGCGTGTGACGACGAGCGCGTGCGCGGCCACTTCGCTCGCATCGAGTGGTTCGAGACGCCCGACGTGGTGCGTGCGGGCGGCTTGCCGGGGCAGTACATGTGGGAGAGCGGCGGGCCGGAGTACCTCGCCGGCGTGCGCCGCATCCTCGCCGAGCCGCGGTTCGCGGGGCCGTCCCCGTCCCTGCTCGTGTTTGAGGACGCCTGGCCCATGGACGAGGCGGCGTGGGCCGCGCTGGCGTCATCCCCGACCCCGCTCGGCGACGGGAGCAAGCTCCTGCTCACGTGCCGCGACGCCGACCTCGCCCGGCTCGGCACGGCGGACCCCGTGGTGCTGCACACGCTGCAGCAGGAGGAGTACTGGTACTACTTCAAGGCGTTCGCGTTCGGCGGCGCCGACCCGCGGGACCATCCgcgggtggcggcggtggcgcgggagATCTCCAAGCACCTGGAGCGCACGTTCCTGGACGCGCGGGTGCTCGGCACGCTGCTCAGGGCCAACTTCGACGCCCGGTTCTGGCGGAGGGTGCTCGCCGCCATCGTCAGCTGCGAGCGCCGCCCCATGCACGTCGGCGTGCTGCTCGAGCTTCTGCCCGTGCGCGGCAGGCTGCAGTCGTACGGGTACTGCCGGAGCCCGCCAAAGTTCACCGTGCAGGACGTGCTCAGCGCGGGAGCGAGTGGTCATGAcggtggctcgggctcgggctcggAGGAAGGCTTCACCGTCCATCTCTGCAGGGAGACGCTGTACATGGATCACTGGTACAGCATCACCTTCAAGAACGATGATCgggcgccgacgccgacgcccgttGTGACGACCTAG